From a region of the Drosophila ananassae strain 14024-0371.13 chromosome XL, ASM1763931v2, whole genome shotgun sequence genome:
- the LOC6504059 gene encoding endocuticle structural glycoprotein SgAbd-8, whose protein sequence is MKMLRSLVTVAVLLLGSNSGILAGRLSQRYLPTPQASQLHYHGVSGQGHARPGAGHAVGGGFQRQQAQSQVPIVRSDYQSDANGNYNFGFDTGNGIHRDETGEFRGGWPHGSLGVRGSYSYTGDDGQQYTVNYHADKTGFHAEGAHLPTSPSVPAASPVGRSSYGGGAYRGSASSHVAAPAPATRYLPPGYRQRRNY, encoded by the exons atgaaaatgctgCGATCTTTGGTGACCGTTGCCGTGTTGCTGTTGGGCTCGAACTCGGGCATCTTGGCCGGACGTCTTAGCCAGCGGTATCTGCCAACTCCGCAGGCCAGTCAGCTGCACTACCATGGTGTCAGCGGCCAAGGACACGCTCGTCCTGGGGCAGGACATGCCGTCGGCGGTGGCTTCCAGCGCCAGCAAGCACAGTCCCAGGTGCCGATCGTGAGGAGCGACTACCAGAGCGATGCCAATGGCAACTACAATTTTGG CTTCGATACTGGCAATGGAATCCACCGCGATGAGACCGGAGAGTTCCGCGGAGGCTGGCCCCATGGATCTCTGGGTGTTCGCGGATCCTACTCCTATACCGGAGATGATGGTCAGCAGTACACGGTGAACTACCATGCCGATAAGACCGGATTCCATGCCGAGGGAGCACATCTGCCCACTTCCCCCTCAGTGCCAGCTGCCTCCCCAGTTGG acgTAGCAGCTATGGTGGAGGAGCCTATAGAGGATCGGCTTCTTCTCATGTGGCTGCCCCAGCTCCTGCCACTAGATATCTGCCTCCAGGATATCGTCAGCGCAggaactattaa